The genomic window AGTCGACGAACACGCTCTCTCCGCGCTCCTCCTTCCACCAGCGAGCCGTCGCGAGACCGGGTGCCCGGTTCTCGACCTCTCGGGCCAGCGTCTCGGCGGCCAGCCGGAGCTGCTTGTAGTCCCACGACGGCGCGATGCGGACGAGGATGTGGAGGCCCCGCGATCCGCTCGTCTTCGGCCAGCCGACGAGCCCGACGTCGTCGAGCACCTCGCGCGCGACCATCGCGACGTCGACGAGCTGCGACCAGTCGACGCCGGGCATCGGGTCGAGGTCGATCCGCAGCTCGTCGGGGTGGTCGAGGTCTTCGGCGCGGATCGGATGGGGGTTGAGGTCGAGACACCCGAGGTTGACGACCCACGCGAGGCCCGCGGCATCCCGGATCACCGCCTCCTCGGCCGACGTGCCCCGGGCGTACTGCAGGACCGCGGTGTCGATGAAGTCCGGGTGGTTCTCGGGCACGCGCTTCTGGAAGAACGCCTCCTGGTCGATGCCCTTCACGAAGCGCTTGAGCACCATCGGCCTGCCGCCGGCGCCGCGCAGCGCTCCTTCGGCGACGGCGAGGTAGTACCTCACGACGTCGAGCTTGGTGAGCCCCGGGTCGGGGAACACGACCTTGTCGGGGCTCGAGACCCGCACGTCGTGCCCGTCGATCTCGAGGATCTCCTCTTTGCGCGCAGGGCTCACCCGCCCCACGCTAGCGAGCCCCGCCGACGCGGGCCAGGCCACCCTCGCCTCCACCCACCTCGGTTTGTGTGGAGAAGACGACGGTCTAGTACGGCTTGGAGCAGCACGTACTCCACACAAACCGCCCGGGGTCAGGCGGCCAGCGAGTAGGCCGCGCGGACGCCCACGACGGCGCGCTCGGCGGCGTGCGACCGCAGGTCGTCGACCACGGCCGCGGTGAGCTCGACCAGCGTCACCTCGAGCGCGCCCGCGACGGCGGCGATCATCTCGCTCGAAGGCTCCTTGAGCCCGCGCTCGATCTCGGAGAGGTACTGGGGCGAGACGCCGGCGCGTTCGGCGGTGTCGGCGAGGCGCTCGCCCCGCTCGTGGCGCAGCCGGCGCAGCCGGTCGCCGAGCGCATCGCGCCACAGCGGCTCGGGTTCGCGGGGAGAGCGCGGCGCGGGCCGCGCGGCCTTCGTCGGAAGCGGGATGATCTCGGCCATGCGGTCACGATAGAACGCGGATGCCTCGGCGCTCGACCGCTTCCGCTCAGAGCAGAACGGCCGCCCGGAGAACCGGACGGCCGTTCGAGCGCTGAGCGCGGGAGCTAGTTGCTGCCGCGGACGATCGCGATGATTCGCAGGATCTCGATGTAGAGCCAGACGACGGTCACCATGATGCCGAAGCCGCCGAGCCAGCCGTACTGGCGCGGAGCGCCGTTGCGCACACCCTGCTGGATCGAGTCGAAGTCGAGCACGAGCGAGTACGCCGCCATGATCACGACGAGGACGCCGATGATGAGGCCGAGAGGGATGCCCATGAAGGTCTCGCTCAGAAGGCCGAAGGCGTTGGGGGCGACGCCCGTCCACATGAGGACGAGGTTCAGGAGCGAGAAGACCAGGTAGCCGACCATCGCGATCATGAAGATCTTGGTGGCCTTCTTCGACGCGCGGACCTTGCCGCTGGCGAAGAGGGCGAGGGTGACTCCCACGACCGACAGGGTCGCGAGCGTCGCCTGCAGGACGATGCCTTCCCACTGAATCTCGAAGAAGGCCGAAATGCCTCCGACGAAGAGGCCCTCCGCGGCGGCGTACGCGAAGATCAGCGCGGGACGGATCTTCTTGCGCGAGGTGAAGATGACGACGAGCGAGAGGACGAAGCCGACGAGGCCGCCGATGATCCACGGCATGATCGTCGGCATGCCGGTCTCGGCGACGGGCGCCATGGTCCAGATCCATCCGGCGACCGCGCCGACGAGCAGCACCGCGAACAGGCCGACGGTCTTCCACACCGTGTCTTCGACCGACATGCGGTCGGTCTCGATGGCACCGGCAGCCGGGGCGGCGTACATGCCCTCGAGCTGCGCCTGGGCCGCGGCATCCGTTCCGGCGTGCTGCGCGGTCGCGAACTGGGTCTGCGCCGCCGGGGGCGTCAGGCCGGCAGCCTGGCGTCCGCCCGGGTAGGTCTTGACGGCCTTCGGGTCCTGGAAGGCCGGGTTGCTGAACGCGGGGTTGTCGAGGGCCACTGCTCTCACACTCCAAGTCGGGGTTGAACAGCATGTGCTGTTGATCAACGATATCCGACGCCGTGGGTTCCGCGGCAGGCCGCGGCTGGGAGTGGGCTTTGAGCGCCATGGGCCCTCGTCGAACGTTCATGAGGCGCCGGTAGCCTGAGACGATGCCCCGCCGGAATCCGCTCGTGATCGGCCATCGCGGAGCGCCGGGGTACCGGCCCGAGCATTCGCGATCGTCGTACGACCTGGCGCTCGAGCTGGGGGTCGACGCAGTGGAGCCCGACATCGTGGTGTCGGCCGACGGGGTGCTCGTCGTCCGGCACGAGAACGAGATCTCAGGTACCACCGATGTCGCCGACCGCATCGAGTTCAGGGGCCGCCGGACGACGAAGACGGTGGACGGCGCCGAGCTGACGGGCTGGTTCACCGAGGACTTCACGTGGGACGAGCTCTCGACGCTTCGCTGCCGCGAGCGCCTCCCGCACCTGCGCACGACGAGCGCGAGCTTCGACGACGCACAGCCTGTCCTGCGCCTCCGCGACGTGCTCGACCTGGTGCGTGAGGGGTCGCTCGCGCAGGGCCGCGAGATCGGCGTGGTGCTCGAGATCAAGCACGCCACCTACTTCGCCTCGATCGGGTGGGACATCGCCGCCCTCATCGACGCCGAGCTCCACGAGGCCGGATGGGCCGAAGGCCGGCTGCCGCTGACGATCGAATCGTTCGAGTCGACGGTGCTCCATGCGCTGCAGGAACGCGGCATCCCGGCGGCGTACATCTATCTTCTCGAGGCCGCCGGTCGCCCGTTCGACCTTTTCGCGGCGCAGGGCAAGGCGGCTCCGACCTACCGGGCGACCGCGGCGCCGGCCGGGCTCGACGCCCTCGCCGGCCGCGTCGACGGCATCAGCGTCGACAAGCGCATGATCCTCGCCCCCGACAAGCTCGGGCGCCTCACCGGGCCGTCGCGGGTCGTCGCCGACGCGCACGAGCGCGGACTGCGCGTCTACACCTGGACGTGCCGGCCGGAGAACAACTTCCTGATCGGGCAGTTCCGGGGCAAGGGCGGAGCGGCGGCGTTCGGCGACTGGGAGTCGGAGTGGGCGGTGATCCGGGATGCCGGGGTCGACGGCGTCTTCGTCGACCACCCCGATCTCGGCGTGGCGTTCTTCCGATCCTGAGGCGGGGCGGGCGCGGCTGGCTAGGGTGAGGTCCGTGACCTCCCCCGGCATCGTCGTCGAAGGAGTCCGTCGCGCGTTCGGTGAGATCCAGGCGGTGCACAGCGTGTCGCTCGAAGCGCACGCAGGGCGCGTGACCGGACTCGTCGGACCCAACGGCTCAGGCAAGACGACCCTCCTGCTCATGCTCGCCTCGCTCCTCGCGCCCGATGCGGGCACCATCCGCATCGGCGGCGTCGATCCCGTGACCGAGCCGCACGCCGCCCGCGCGCTCATCGGGTGGATGCCCGACGCGCTCGGTGCGTGGGGTTCGCTCTCGTCGCGGGAGACCCTGATCGTGACGGCGCGGCTGTACGGGATGCCGAAGCCCGCCGCCGCGGCCAGGGCGGAGGCGCTGCTGGCCGAGGTGGGGCTCACGGCGCTCGCCGACGCTCCCGCGAAGGTGCTCTCGCGCGGCCAGAAGCAGCGGCTCGGCCTCGCGCGCGCCCTCGTGCACGACCCTCGCGTGCTCCTGCTCGACGAGCCCGCCTCGGGCCTCGATCCGCAGGCGCGCATCGACCTCCGGGTGCTGCTGCGGCGGTTCGCCGCCGAGGGTCGCACGGTCCTCGTGTCGAGTCACATCCTCTCCGAGCTCGAAGAGGTCGTCGACGACGCTGTGTTCCTCGTTGCGGGCGAGACCGTGGACGCCGGCCGCGTGGAGGCCGCCTCGAGGCGGGCCCGTGGGTGGCGGGTGCGCCTGGCGGGGATCGAGGCATCCGTCGCCGCCGGCCAGGTCGCGGACGCGCTGCGGATCGATGCGGCGGCTGTCGCGATCGACCGCCGCGACGTGGTCGTCGAGTTCGGCTCCGACGAGATCGCCGCCTCTGCGCTGCGCGAAC from Microbacterium sulfonylureivorans includes these protein-coding regions:
- the ligD gene encoding non-homologous end-joining DNA ligase, whose amino-acid sequence is MSPARKEEILEIDGHDVRVSSPDKVVFPDPGLTKLDVVRYYLAVAEGALRGAGGRPMVLKRFVKGIDQEAFFQKRVPENHPDFIDTAVLQYARGTSAEEAVIRDAAGLAWVVNLGCLDLNPHPIRAEDLDHPDELRIDLDPMPGVDWSQLVDVAMVAREVLDDVGLVGWPKTSGSRGLHILVRIAPSWDYKQLRLAAETLAREVENRAPGLATARWWKEERGESVFVDFNQNAKDRTVASAYSIRPLPDARVSTPMDWDEVAVRRPEEFTVTTVLERFAAIGDPHRGIDDAVGSLEGLLALATELGPAEKPPRAGGADGRRQSTMPLIEIARTKTKPEALEALEEWKAKHPAVVSQLHPADVLVDGMRGSSSLWYRVRVNLQHVADGERPPQEELIADYDPWAGKVWPGAAPG
- a CDS encoding helix-turn-helix domain-containing protein encodes the protein MAEIIPLPTKAARPAPRSPREPEPLWRDALGDRLRRLRHERGERLADTAERAGVSPQYLSEIERGLKEPSSEMIAAVAGALEVTLVELTAAVVDDLRSHAAERAVVGVRAAYSLAA
- a CDS encoding Bax inhibitor-1/YccA family membrane protein, with product MALDNPAFSNPAFQDPKAVKTYPGGRQAAGLTPPAAQTQFATAQHAGTDAAAQAQLEGMYAAPAAGAIETDRMSVEDTVWKTVGLFAVLLVGAVAGWIWTMAPVAETGMPTIMPWIIGGLVGFVLSLVVIFTSRKKIRPALIFAYAAAEGLFVGGISAFFEIQWEGIVLQATLATLSVVGVTLALFASGKVRASKKATKIFMIAMVGYLVFSLLNLVLMWTGVAPNAFGLLSETFMGIPLGLIIGVLVVIMAAYSLVLDFDSIQQGVRNGAPRQYGWLGGFGIMVTVVWLYIEILRIIAIVRGSN
- a CDS encoding glycerophosphodiester phosphodiesterase family protein, which codes for MPRRNPLVIGHRGAPGYRPEHSRSSYDLALELGVDAVEPDIVVSADGVLVVRHENEISGTTDVADRIEFRGRRTTKTVDGAELTGWFTEDFTWDELSTLRCRERLPHLRTTSASFDDAQPVLRLRDVLDLVREGSLAQGREIGVVLEIKHATYFASIGWDIAALIDAELHEAGWAEGRLPLTIESFESTVLHALQERGIPAAYIYLLEAAGRPFDLFAAQGKAAPTYRATAAPAGLDALAGRVDGISVDKRMILAPDKLGRLTGPSRVVADAHERGLRVYTWTCRPENNFLIGQFRGKGGAAAFGDWESEWAVIRDAGVDGVFVDHPDLGVAFFRS
- a CDS encoding ABC transporter ATP-binding protein — its product is MTSPGIVVEGVRRAFGEIQAVHSVSLEAHAGRVTGLVGPNGSGKTTLLLMLASLLAPDAGTIRIGGVDPVTEPHAARALIGWMPDALGAWGSLSSRETLIVTARLYGMPKPAAAARAEALLAEVGLTALADAPAKVLSRGQKQRLGLARALVHDPRVLLLDEPASGLDPQARIDLRVLLRRFAAEGRTVLVSSHILSELEEVVDDAVFLVAGETVDAGRVEAASRRARGWRVRLAGIEASVAAGQVADALRIDAAAVAIDRRDVVVEFGSDEIAASALRELVAAGLPVAEFAAAQGSLERTFLDLGRGVPPQAPPAPEAPAPEPPAPPAGAASDEEATS